A single region of the Neodiprion pinetum isolate iyNeoPine1 chromosome 5, iyNeoPine1.2, whole genome shotgun sequence genome encodes:
- the LOC124220644 gene encoding uncharacterized protein: MGHKSKNYWDDIKPPVQGIVLVIEPTDGPLAPYETVPVDIYVYADTWGVYIDEIVVSIAGLPDYIFGVCIEVIGSPVTYPICKNGIHETPTVRFGTVNFETEKVTRRIIVENTSTVMLAINWQSYVIDSEVTKDSIPFNITLQMFSPLANEISNPTCTDLIKTSDSVIEKSEQDILDYGKCDSLRSSVTVESNLFQSQDETPWTQTSCCYESLASRNKVFYRNTDSNLEISVGTNNCNEDSVEYITETELTTTDWSEQTVDRETDLEIAMTPYYGTPDYCVFRVTPPELVIPVKGKQSLQITLNIGQFPIQNGASEVRGRLVGFIRIAPMHKYKADCYSRNDGAMLIPTEIKLEANILQPVITNEDSYTEGSFNIFEN; the protein is encoded by the exons ATGGGGCATAAATCAa AGAATTATTGGGACGACATTAAGCCACCAGTCCAAGGCATTGTTTTGGTAATAGAACCTACGGATGGTCCTCTTGCTCCTTACGAAACAGTTCCTGTTGACATTTACGTCTACGCTGACACTTGGGGAGTTTACATTGACGAAATTGTGGTATCTATTGCTGGCTTGCCTGATTATATCTTTGGTGTTTGTATTGAAGTTATTGGATCACCTGTAACATACCCTATCTGTAAAAATGGAATACATGAGACACCTACAGTGAG ATTTGGAACTGTAAATTTTGAGACCGAGAAAGTAACACGAAGAATAATAGTTGAAAATACAAGCACTGTAATGCTCGCCATAAATTGGCAGAGTTATGTGATTGACTCTGAGGTGACCAAGGATTCTATACCTTTCAACATCACCTTGCAAATGTTTAGCCCACttgcaaatgaaatttccaaTCCAACGTGTACAGACTTGATAAAGACTTCCGATTCGGTGATAGAAAAGTCAGAACAAGATATACTGGATTATGGCAAATGTGATAGTCTCAGAAGTTCGGTGACGGTTGAAAGTAACTTATTTCAATCCCAAGATGAAACTCCTTGGACTCAAACTTC ATGCTGTTATGAAAGTCTTGCATCACGTAATAAGGTTTTCTATCGGAATACAGACAGTAATTTGGAAATTAGTGTTGGAACAAATAATTGTAACGAGGATTCTGTGGAGTACATTACTGAAACTGAACTAACAACAACCGACTGGAGTGAACAAACTGTTGATAGAGAAACTGATCTAGAAATCGCCATGACACCTTACTATGGAACCCCAGACTATTGTGTGTTCAGa GTAACTCCGCCAGAACTAGTTATACCAGTTAAGGGGAAACAGTCTTTACAAATTACTCTGAACATTGGTCAATTTCCAATACAAAATGGTGCGAGTGAAGTTCGTGGCCGTCTTGTGGGGTTCATACGAATTGCACCTATGCACAA GTACAAAGCCGATTGTTACTCCCGTAATGACGGTGCAATGCTCATACCTACTGAAATAAAGCTGGAAGCTAATATTCTGCAACCAGTGATAACAAACGAAGATTCCTACACTGAAGGaagtttcaacatttttgagAATTGA
- the LOC124220645 gene encoding tRNA (cytosine(72)-C(5))-methyltransferase NSUN6 isoform X1, giving the protein MPLYLYPKSPFKHNSEIRAELQNEMLRLIGHVDDTVFNDVQARLDCLCSWLCSTPKTTTFRVNNLVADTETVVKEITKELSQIGPTFKVRTNRYFPELIVVSCCDTTVELNFQYLPKEIIVDSICGTAVLRGAHVFAPGVMGIPQGLQVGDTVSVYADLTGDCKKGFNKRYVSPYKVFLGNGVLRITRNALFGATVKSPSGIAVFMTDVVSRLPSLSDSVLSKGSALLQNLPSIICSRVLNPLSDEIILDMCAAPGNKTTHISDLMKGSGTIVALEKIKSKVERMRIQCNEFRATNIQIFCFDSTKAVSEVKEKIFSNGPPYNAESFDRILLDVPCSALGQRPQLTNPITVAQINSYVPLQRKLFSAAVQLLKFGGVLVYSTCTITVGENEGIVSWALRTYPYLRLESVRKNLCSLGLPHIGASGMEISGLTSEESKNLCRFGVESDSVGFFIACFVKTIAET; this is encoded by the exons ATGCCTTTATACTTATATCCAAAATCTCCTTTTAAACATAACAGTGAAATACGTGCCGAACTGCAAAATGAAATGCTTAGGTTAATTGGTCATGTCGATGATACGGTCTTCAACGATGTTCAG GCTAGGTTGGATTGTTTGTGCTCCTGGCTCTGCAGTACTCCAAAAACCACAACTTTCAGAGTCAATAATTTAGTCGCAGATACTGAGACTGTTGTAAAAGAGATCACAAAGGAACTCTCTCAG ATTGGACCAACTTTTAAGGTCCGTACAAATCGATATTTTCCTGAATTAATCGTTGTTAGCTGCTGTGATACTACTGTGGAGCTCAATTTCCAATATCTGCCCAAAGAAATTATTGTTGATTCGATATGCGGTACAGCAGTTCTGAGAGGTGCCCATGTATTTGCTCCTGGTGTTATGGGGATTCCGCAAG GCTTACAAGTTGGAGACACGGTGAGTGTCTATGCAGATTTGACTGGAGATTGTAAAAAAGGATTCAACAAACGCTATGTGAGTCCCTACAAAGTATTTCTTGGTAATGGTGTCTTGAGAATAACAAGAAATGCTTTGTTTGGCGCAACTGTAAAAAGTCCCAG CGGGATTGCGGTATTCATGACAGATGTTGTGTCTCGTTTACCCAGTTTGAGCGACTCCGTGCTCTCTAAGGGTTCAGCATTACTGCAGAACTTACCATCTATAATTTGCAGTCGTGTTCTCAATCCATTGTCGGATGAAATTATTCTTGACATGTGCGCTGCTCCTGGCAATAAAACTACTCACATTTCTGACCTTATGAAAGGCTCG GGAACCATCGTAGCCTTAGAGAAGATAAAATCCAAAGTAGAACGAATGAGAATTCAATGCAATGAGTTCCGTGctacaaatattcaaatattctgTTTCGATTCAACAAAAGCTGTAAGTGAAGTGaaggagaaaatattttccaacggGCCTCCTTACAATGCGGAATCTTTCGATCGAATTCTACTTGATGTTCCTTGTAGCGCTCTAGGGCAAAGGCCTCAACTCACAAACCCAATTACAGTTGCACAAATCAATTCCTATGTACCTTTACAAAGGAAATTATTCTCTGCG GCCGTTCAACTGCTCAAGTTTGGTGGAGTCTTGGTGTACAGTACTTGTACAATAACAGTAGGTGAGAACGAGGGTATTGTTTCTTGGGCATTGAGAACATATCCGTACTTGCGACTAGAATCAgtacgaaaaaatttgtgttCTCTTGGATTACCACACATTGGTGCATCAGGAATGGAGATCTCTGGACTGACCTCTGAAGAATCAAAAAATCTGTGTAGATTTGGAGTGGAAAGTGATAGTGTAGGATTTTTTATAGCGTGTTTTGTTAAAACAATTGCAGAAACTTGA
- the LOC124220645 gene encoding tRNA (cytosine(72)-C(5))-methyltransferase NSUN6 isoform X2, protein MPLYLYPKSPFKHNSEIRAELQNEMLRLIGHVDDTVFNDVQARLDCLCSWLCSTPKTTTFRVNNLVADTETVVKEITKELSQVRTNRYFPELIVVSCCDTTVELNFQYLPKEIIVDSICGTAVLRGAHVFAPGVMGIPQGLQVGDTVSVYADLTGDCKKGFNKRYVSPYKVFLGNGVLRITRNALFGATVKSPSGIAVFMTDVVSRLPSLSDSVLSKGSALLQNLPSIICSRVLNPLSDEIILDMCAAPGNKTTHISDLMKGSGTIVALEKIKSKVERMRIQCNEFRATNIQIFCFDSTKAVSEVKEKIFSNGPPYNAESFDRILLDVPCSALGQRPQLTNPITVAQINSYVPLQRKLFSAAVQLLKFGGVLVYSTCTITVGENEGIVSWALRTYPYLRLESVRKNLCSLGLPHIGASGMEISGLTSEESKNLCRFGVESDSVGFFIACFVKTIAET, encoded by the exons ATGCCTTTATACTTATATCCAAAATCTCCTTTTAAACATAACAGTGAAATACGTGCCGAACTGCAAAATGAAATGCTTAGGTTAATTGGTCATGTCGATGATACGGTCTTCAACGATGTTCAG GCTAGGTTGGATTGTTTGTGCTCCTGGCTCTGCAGTACTCCAAAAACCACAACTTTCAGAGTCAATAATTTAGTCGCAGATACTGAGACTGTTGTAAAAGAGATCACAAAGGAACTCTCTCAG GTCCGTACAAATCGATATTTTCCTGAATTAATCGTTGTTAGCTGCTGTGATACTACTGTGGAGCTCAATTTCCAATATCTGCCCAAAGAAATTATTGTTGATTCGATATGCGGTACAGCAGTTCTGAGAGGTGCCCATGTATTTGCTCCTGGTGTTATGGGGATTCCGCAAG GCTTACAAGTTGGAGACACGGTGAGTGTCTATGCAGATTTGACTGGAGATTGTAAAAAAGGATTCAACAAACGCTATGTGAGTCCCTACAAAGTATTTCTTGGTAATGGTGTCTTGAGAATAACAAGAAATGCTTTGTTTGGCGCAACTGTAAAAAGTCCCAG CGGGATTGCGGTATTCATGACAGATGTTGTGTCTCGTTTACCCAGTTTGAGCGACTCCGTGCTCTCTAAGGGTTCAGCATTACTGCAGAACTTACCATCTATAATTTGCAGTCGTGTTCTCAATCCATTGTCGGATGAAATTATTCTTGACATGTGCGCTGCTCCTGGCAATAAAACTACTCACATTTCTGACCTTATGAAAGGCTCG GGAACCATCGTAGCCTTAGAGAAGATAAAATCCAAAGTAGAACGAATGAGAATTCAATGCAATGAGTTCCGTGctacaaatattcaaatattctgTTTCGATTCAACAAAAGCTGTAAGTGAAGTGaaggagaaaatattttccaacggGCCTCCTTACAATGCGGAATCTTTCGATCGAATTCTACTTGATGTTCCTTGTAGCGCTCTAGGGCAAAGGCCTCAACTCACAAACCCAATTACAGTTGCACAAATCAATTCCTATGTACCTTTACAAAGGAAATTATTCTCTGCG GCCGTTCAACTGCTCAAGTTTGGTGGAGTCTTGGTGTACAGTACTTGTACAATAACAGTAGGTGAGAACGAGGGTATTGTTTCTTGGGCATTGAGAACATATCCGTACTTGCGACTAGAATCAgtacgaaaaaatttgtgttCTCTTGGATTACCACACATTGGTGCATCAGGAATGGAGATCTCTGGACTGACCTCTGAAGAATCAAAAAATCTGTGTAGATTTGGAGTGGAAAGTGATAGTGTAGGATTTTTTATAGCGTGTTTTGTTAAAACAATTGCAGAAACTTGA